The sequence TAAAGGTCAGGTCAGGCTTGATACTATAGTTGAGTTCGTCCTTCATGACTGCAAGAAGATCCTCGTGAGTGTCCGCATCCTCATAGTAGTTGCGATAGACCTCAAGGGCAGTCTCAAGACTATCTGTCCCCTCTTCCATGGTCTCCGCCACGAAAAAGAGCATCTTATCTGATAGATACTTGTAAAAGACCATGCCCAAGAGATAGGACTTATAGTCGTTAGCATCCATCTTGGAGCGGAGAACATCCGCTGAGTTCCACAGGGCTTGGTAGAGCGACTGGGAAGTTTGTGTTGTTTCCATAGTGTTTCTTTCTAAGTTTTGCAATTAATTTTTTTAAACAAGCAATCATTTATAACAAATCACTTCATTCTCAATCGTTTGAATCAAATCTAAAGGAATAGAGGAAACTGGAAGTTGATAAACGATATTTTTTCGAGGATTATAAAATCCAAGATTTTCGATAGAAAGGAAGTCAGGATCATAGGAATGTAAGCCCATGATATAGTATACAAGGACTTGTAGTGTATGGTCTTTATTAGGAGCTGTTTTAGTCACCTTAAAATCCCACAGTGTATCCTTGGTCAGAAAATCTCCATCACCCTTATCAATCGTTTCTGTATAGCCTCCCAAAAAGTTAAAGCCATCCTTTACCAAAGGACCATAGAGGTCGAAAAAGCAAAGACTTCGCTCCACCATGATACGAATATTCTCTATCGTTTCGGCATCCACTGAAATTTCCTCAAATGGCTTATAATACTTGATCCCCGCACGAAAAACGACATCAAAAGAAACCAAACGACACGCACTTTCTATCGATAAATCGTCCAATCCTGTCACCAAATCAAGAAGTGCTTCTGCTAGGTCTCCCATGTTAACCCTATGAGCTCCCATGAGAGAAATTATGAAAGCATCACGGGCTTCTGTCCCTTTCATAAAGCGTGTCAAGTAGTCCACACAAATCCCCACTAAACTTGGAGATACAGACTCTACAGGATGCAGAATTCTGTGGTCTTCGAACTGCTCTACTGAAAATAACTTGATAGGCAGATAACCACCTCGAGGTTGGTTAATTTCTTTGATACGTTGTGTTACAGATACCATGGCAACTCCTTTATGTATATATACTAGCGTCGATAAACCTTAATCGGTATTCTTTTATTTAGTAAACAATTACCTTAGTTTTGACTTTCTAAAACCGCTTCCAGTTTATCAGCATTTTTCTTGTTTTCTAACAATTCATTATAAGCCGTCTTTTTAATAATCGTTTTGATTAGTTTATCAAGTTCTGTATTTTCTGAGTAATCCGCTGGAACAAAATAATCAATACGATTATCCTGAGTCATTTTGTGGACTTTAGTTCTATCATTCGTTTTTGGATTGAATACACCGATAGAGTAGCCACCTCTTGTTTTGACTAGCTTCATACATGGAATATCTGTATCACTATCCCCTAAATAGACCATATTTCTAAAAGGAACTCGTAAATCACTTTCAGCAAAAAAATCATTCACCGCATCGTCATTAACATCTAAAATACCTTTGGTAATTCTAAAAAGAAATTGAGTCTTATTGGTGTAGTTAACAACTTGAGCAGGCCAGACCGCGACACCCTTTTCATCACAATAAAAAGAAGTTGCATAAATTTTCTTAAAAGCACCATTTTTAGCTATTGAAGTCCCCTCTATCATTTCTTTCAAACCAGATGAAATGATGTAATGCTCTACAATAACTCCGTTTTCTTCACCATATTTTCGAATACGCTCAAACCAGTCTTCGACTCCTGGGAATAGTTCTACCTCTGAACCAAACTTAGCTAACTCTGTCTTTGTAAATAGGACTGTCCCTTCAGATTCTGTTTTCATCGTAAACATATAGGCAAGGTTCTTGTCCATATTATTAGCCTTGGCAAAACCATTGGATTTCTTCCAAAATTCACTGATTTCATACCCGAGCTTCTGTATAAACCCTTGGGCTTGCATATCATCAGGAGACAGCGTTTTATCAAAATCATAGCAGATAGCTACTACAGGTTTTTCTTCTTTCTTTAGAGTTTCTGATTTTACTTTTGACATTTTACTGCACTCCTTTTAAATAAACATATCCTGCAAGAGTTTCTTTTTCAGTGTTTCAAGCTGAGAAATTTTTTCTTGGTGTGAGTTGATGAGGTTATCGAGGTTTGAGAAATAGGCGCCGATGGCTTGTTGTTCTTCGAGTGAAGGAGGAAGTGATACCTTTATTTTCTCTATCTGCCATAAAGAAAGCGAGGGTTGTGCTCCAATTGTTGAATCACTTTTGATAAAAGACTTTATTCTTGGACTTTTCAAAAAATTCAACATAAAAATCGCATCGTCACTCTTCAATCTAATAATTGCAATTTGCTGATTTGTATTTGCAGGTAAATCTTTTTTATCAACTATCCCAACTACCCCAAGAGTACCGACAATTGAAAACAATACATCACCCTCTTTAAGTATAGAACGTTTTAGGTATCCTAAATGTTCTTCTAAACTTGTAGAGGCTGTCCGGACCAAACTACCAGTATCTCTATTTATACTTTCGGTTTTAATATAGTTTACTTCCCCTTGCCAGCTTTTATCTTTCGGTGTGGTTCCCTTAGTTATAGTTTCAGCCCTTGATTTAAGTTCATATAATTCCCACTCGCTCTCAAATCCATCTAAACGAATCTCTGGCACTGTCTGTCCAGCTTTGGGAAACATCTTGGAGAGCATGGTCGTCTTAAGAGATTGGTAGTTAGCAAGATTATCCTTGTAGCTAGACAAAAGGTCGTCGAGGGTGCGGAAAAGGATGCCAATGGCGGATTGTTCGTCAAATGAATCTGGTATTAAATAGTCTAAATTGGATATATCTGACCAATTCACATAAATTTGTGTGTTCCCCTGAGCACTTCTTACGATTTTATTACGGTTAATATCAGCATTTAGTAATTGAAAAATAAAATCTGGAACATATTTATTTTTATCTAAACAAATTCTTTGTGTGCGCTGATTGTAAACATAACTATTATCTTCATCAATTAATAGAACTCTTCCAATAATCTTACCTGTACTAGTTTTGTCATTTAAAATCATTGTTAAATCATCTTTTTCTAAAATCCTTCTCTCCGTTTTCTTACTATATTTTACTCTAATTCCTTGGTCCTTATATTTACCTTCTTCTGAATACGAACCAATGCTAATTACCTTATATTTCCCATCTAGATCAAATTCGCTTTCAATGGCTGTTCCTCCCACAGATATACCTAAATCTGTCAATTTTATCGTTTCCCACCAAGAATCAAATCCTTGAAATCTAATTTGAGGAATACTATTTTTACTCATTAATTTCTCCCGAACTATCTTTAAAATCGATTTGCTTACTTCTAAGTCCAAATATCCTTAATACAGAATTTTCGCGTCTAGACTTTTTAGAAATAAACTTCCTTTTCTTTAAGTAATCCAGAAGTTTCTCGTTAAACTCAGAATACGATACCTTAGACTCCTGATTACCATTCCCTCCGTTACCTTCATTCTCATTTAATTTTTCAAAGGCCACTTTCCATTCAGTGTAGATGTCATCATCTATTTGTTCCTTCAAGATTTGCATGATATCCGGTAATTCTAATAAATCTAAATAATCGCCTAGGAAAGTGAGCTTATCTACTTCTATTTGACTTTCCGAATCAGAAATTAATTTTTTGAGTAGTTCTTTCTTATGTTCAAGTAAAACATCATTCGAATTTAGGATAGATTCATACAATGGAACGCTAATTTCATTTTCATCTAATGCTATAAATTGTCTTATATATTTTTTAACTATTTTTTGTATTTTATTTTGAAGCGTCACATCTAACGAATCATAGCTATTTTGATTTATTAAATTGTAAAAGTCGTACTTATTAAAATTATTATCTAAAAGAAACACTAATATTTCTGCTCTATATTTTTCAGATAGATACAGATTCTCTAGCAATTCTCTAATTTGTTCTTCATCACGAATATCTTTTGCAGTATTTAAATAATCAAATTTATTCATCCTAATAAAGGAGGCTAAATGTTTTGGATATTTCTGACGTATAAACTCAAGATTATCTTCATTAAAATCTATCAATTTATATTTTATGAGATGTTCCATCTGATTATCATCTTCATCAATTTCATTAAATGTTTCATAATAAGGATATCCTATTTCTTTCACTAATCTAATTCTGATATTTTTATTCATGTTCGACTCTTCTAAAACAAAATATACAAATTTTTCTTGTAATTCCTTATCTAATTTTAGATATATCCTCTTATCAAGTTCAAAATTACCATTCTGGTTTATGAAATCTACTAATAAATTATCCTCTTCCTCATTTTGACTAAAATAGTCTAAAACAATTTCAGTATTCACTTCTGCTTTTTTAGTCTGAACAAGATTTTTTACTAGTAATTCTCGATTTTCATTAGATAGTTTATTAAATTTATCTTCTGTATATGTAATATAAAACTTTGGAATACTAGCAATTATTTTTTCTGCCGCTGAATCTTTGAATGGTTCAAAGTTTAGATTCATTCCTTTATTTTCAAATACGATATTTTCGTTTAATAGTTTTTCAATATATTTAGGTTTATCAAGCATTTTATTTTCTGACAGTTTAATATACATCCAAACATAGTCTAAGAATTCGGCTCTATATGATAGACAATAGTCGCGGATAGGATATAGTTCGCTATGTTCATGAATCATTTCAAAGTTTTTGTGCTTAAACTCTGAATCATTGATAGTATCGCCTAAGTAAAATCGTGTAAAAAACTCTAACGTTTCTTTTTGAATGCCATATAACTGATTATTATAAATAAAATCAATTATTTCTCTATTATAACTGTCTTTAGCAGATAAAAAACCTTTTAATCTAATCTTAAGCCACCTTAGATTCTTCTTCACTAAATCTATATTTCTATACTCATTTTGACAGAAGAGCTCTTGATGTTCTTGCAAATAAATACTTAATGCATCTTCAACTGTATTATTTTTATAATCAGTTTCTTCTAAGTCAACCAAGGATAGCAAGGATAGGATTATACTTGAATTAACTTTGTATTCTTTCTTATTATTTATGCAAGTTATAAACGATAGCGAATTATATTCTAACCATTTTTTTAAGAATGTTTCAATAATGTCTTCTTTGAAAATTACAACTTTTAATTTATCAACTCTATCTAAGGTCTTATAAAATTCAGTAATAAAGTTTAGGATATCTTCTTGATTAAATATATATTTAAGCTGTCGGTCATATGCCCCACCACTTGTTGGATTTAACAAGAATTCAAAAAAACTATAATTTAACACATATTTCAGTTTATAATTATCTAATGCTATTCGCTTAACAATTTCATTAAAATTGGTGAGCTCTATGGTGCGACTATTTACTATATAAGAATTAACATTTTTTATAAATTTTTTATCATCTTCTAGCAATCCATCACCATAAAAATATGACAGATAATTCCTATAATTTTTATCAATATAATCATTATTGATAAAAAATGTAACGATATCATCTTGTGGATCAATATTAGTTTCTTCATTTGTATAGAATAACAGTTCTTCTCGGACATTGAGTTTTTTTAATAAATCTCCTTGATTTCTTTGTAAAAGAGAAAAGTCTTTTGGAAAAATATTCTTATAAACTATTAAAGAAAATAGTTTATGAGGGTTAATTTCAAAGTCTAATGTCTCTTTATAAGTCAAATATTCATTACAAATATTATTGATTAATCTCATATCGTCAAGATATAAAGCGACATTCAGAAGAAAGACTTCATCAAAATATTCATCTTCCCCCATTTCTTTTAATATTTCGTTTAGTTTTATATGTGAATTCGAAGCAGTTACGACAGGAACTATCGGAATAATAAAATCAAAAAACTTCGTTCTCTCTTGTGATTCAAATAAATCATCCTTTACAAGATAGAAGAATACCAGTTTACGTTTGTGATTTGCCTTTCGATTTCTATTAATAATTATATTTAGTTCCTTCAATTTTTCAAAAATTCTAGAATCATTAAAACGTTCAATATCTTCAAATACTATAACATCCGCTTCAGATTGCTTAAACAAATAAAGTACATCATCTAAATAGCGATCAAAATAAGATACCCTTGAACTTTCATTTGAGAAGATTTCAATATCAGTTTCAAATTTTTCTGCCTTTAAGGATAATTTTTTGATAAAACCAAAATCTTTTTGTAGCTTCAGTAAAAAATAAATTCCATATACAATTAAAACAAATAAAATTATTAGTACAAGAAGGGAAATAATAGGTTTCGTAGTCCAAGATAACCAACAAAAGTTATGAACCAATTCACTCCATGAAGAAATATTAAAAAGATACAAAGATAATAGTATTGTTAAACTTAGGTATAGTGTAATATTGAGGGGGTTGATCTGTGATTCAGCATCAAGAGTTTTAAAAATGGATTTCCTTATTTTGTTAGGATTTATTTGATGAAGCAATTGATTGATTATTTTCCCTTCAATTGTATTAATTTCACGCTTATCAAGTCCATTTTTTTCACTACTTTTTATTTCATCATATTGCCCCAAAGAAATATGAATGAATTTTTTATCTGTACATTCCCTCTCAAAACTCTCAACGATACTACTTTTGCCAGCTCCGTAATTTCCTGTGATAGCTACATTTGTTACTTCAGAATTCTCATCAATCGCAAACTGAAGTGCTTTTAGTGTTACTGGCTTTATTTCAACATCTTTATTTGAAGTAAGTGCTCGAAATTTATATTCTCTTTCCATTAATTTATCTCTCCCAATAATTACTATATGTTTAAACTAATACCATTATATCAATTCTTACTGAGTATATAAAGCTTTTATACACAAAATAGCCCCTTAGAAATCAATTCCTAAGGGGTTGTATTTATCCTGCCACTTGTGTCACTTCTTCTACTTTCACTTTCTTATCCTTCTTACCTGAACCACTCAATCGACGTTTACTATCTCGGATTGTGTTCAGGTCCTTGAGGAGTTTGGTCAGGTGTTCTTTTTCTGGATAGGCTTCTGCACTAGCTACGGTATAGCGCATAAAGAGGTCGTAGATGCTGGTTAGTTCGGTACGGACTTGTCTGGTCTTACCTACTTCCTTGGCAGACTTATGCGCACGCGCCTGACTTTCCACCTTATCATACTCCTCCTGCGCACTGATTACCGCCGTCAGCATAGGTGTCAGTCCTAGGCTGTTTACTGCCGTGTGATAGGGGTCTTCGTTGAGCGTTTTGATTAAACTCTTGATTTCTGCCGTTTCCACATCATTGCTATGCTTGGTGATGTCCTTGTACTTGGCAAAGACTGGTTTCAAAGTCTCATGGGCTTCTTTGAGTTTGGTCTCCTTGATCTTAGCAAAGCCCCGATGAAGGGTAAAGAGGCCGACTAGGGCACTGTCACGATTGCGGTCGACTTCGGTCAGGTTTGTCGCCTCTTTCTTTTCCACGATAGCAAGTTGGGCTTGGAAGTCTGCTAGCTGGCTCTTGAAGGAATCGAGATGCTTGCCATACATAGGCTCGTCCTTATGTGCCTTGGCAAAAACTTCTAGTAGTTGACCCGTATCTACCATGAGACTTTCAAACTCGCGGTTGATAAAGTTGGTGTAGCTTAGCGGACGGATGGTAAATGTTTTTGGCATGATGATAACCTTTCTATTTAACGAATCATTTAGTTTTTTCTTTATCAAATAAAGACTGGATTAGTTCTGGAAGATAGACCTGTTTTTGGTCTGTTTTTACAATGCTTCCTTGTCTATCAGGTTGAATCAAAGGTCTATCCTTAGATACAAAGACTTGAAACAAAACACAGAACAACAATATGAGCCCCCACAAAGGAAGTGTCGATAGCATACTCTCCTCATTTTCTTTATCTTTCTTCATCAGATTTTCTCCTTTAAGTTGATAAGACAATTCTAACAAATAGCAAAGAACTTAGAACACTCATCCGCTCAACTGTCTACTTTATCATCCCAACAGCACTTTTTTTGGCTATTTTTTACTTTTATAGAATAAATCAGTCATTTCAGAAATAGAAAATCCCTATCTGACTAGACATACACTCCGTCTGTCAGATAGAGACTCTTACTATTTTTAGATTTTAACTTTTCTAGCTTTAGAATACATCTAAACTTTAGGAAAGATGATTATTCGAAAGCTCGAAGACCCCAAAACCTTCTCAGATAGACTATCTGAAGCTTAGAATGCTAATAAATTTATGTATTTCTTATTATTCTAAGTTTAGAATGCATGTAAACTTTAGGAAGTCTATGTCTTCGAAACTTAGAAGGACTATCTCCCCACTCTGAGTGGCTCAATGACTTCTTCGACAAGTTGCTTACAAGACTCCTTGATTTGTTTTTTATAGAGGAGGGGATTAAGGGCATCTGCCACTTCTATCTTATAATCTTGATAGCGCTGGCTCTTGGTCAGCTGGCTCTCTCCTAGTTGTTTCTTGACTCCCTTGCGGTAGTGCTCGACATAGTAACGGAGTTCATCCTCTCCGACATACCAACGTTTGCTAAAGACTTGGATATGTTGCTGGATAACCGCCTCGATCATCTGATCCAAGATATTGGCAATGGACTGACCGCGATAGCTTTCTGGCTTGTCCTGTACTTCTTGCCAAAGCTCTGAGATGATCTGGGCAAGGTTTGGATTGGTCTTCTCAAGGCTCTCAATATAGCTATTCACTGCCTCTCTATCTTGAGCGCTTAGGTTCTTTTCTTGACTCTGGCCTTGCTCGATCAGGCTTTGGATTAAGGTTAGGATATAGGCATAGTTGATCTCATCCACTTGGATAGACTCTAGTTCATAGTGAATATCAAGGGGCTCCCCATCCTCACTACCATCATCTCTTCGGCTTTTTAATTCAGCTAGGATGTTCTGATAGAAGCCAAGATAGGTTTCCAATTCTTCTGCGCTTAGTCCTGTCTGAGCGTAGATTTCTTCTTCATCATACTCTTTATAAACGCGGATAGATGCCAAGTATTTATCAAAGGATTGATAAGCCTTGGCGAGTTTTCTCAATTCAGGTGTAGAGATTTGCTCGATTTGGAGTCCTTGCTCAGGATCATCGGTGATGAGATTTTGGAAATCACTACAACTCCGTAAAAAGTTCCTCTTTTCCTCTTCCCAGCTAGGGGCTAGGACCTCGTTTTCTCCACCATTTGAGTAGAGCTTGAGGGCATTGTCCACCGCTTCCTTAAAGGCTAGAGGTTTTTGGAAGGTGATGATATGACCATAGGATTTACTAGAATCAAAGATACGGTTGGTACGACTAAATGCCTGAATTAAGTCCTGCGGTTGCATTGGTTTACGATCGATAAAGAGGGTCGATAGACAAGGGGCATCAAATCCTGTTAAGAGACGATTGACCACAATAACCAAGTCCAACTGCTCCTTGCGATAGAGATACTTATCCTGTTTTCGAGCAAGGCGGTTATTGACATCTGTGTTAAAGCCACGAAGATCCGCCATTGTAAAGTGAGTATCAAACTCTTGGTTATAGTCCTCCATAACCTGCTTCATATGGTCTTGGTAACCGATAGACTCTTCCTCATTTTCAGACACTGAGTAAGTGATGGTAAACTTTGGAAAATCCGGTAAATGGCGTTTGACCCGCTCGGAGACTTTGACCCGTTCCTTGCCAGCCATGATACTCTTGAGCAGATTATAATAAGCCTGTGCTTGTGGGATAGACTTGACCGTCAAAATAGCGTCATAGCTTTTTCCAACTCCTTTAGGGATATTGAGCTGTTGCTGGCTCTTATTAAGGATAGCATCCAGGACTTCTAGCATGTGTTCCTTGTCCTCATAAGCACTATCAGGAATCTCCTCCTCCAGCATATCAGAGATGATGGTATTTCGATAATCCACCTTAAAGCCGAGAACTGCTCCATCATGGATGGCTTCCTTAACTGTGTATTCATGCAGGCGTTCGCCATACTGTTGGTGGGTTGTTTGAGCCAAGTCTCCCACTTGTTTTCGTTTGTTTTCCTTGAAGATCGGAGTCCCTGTAAAGCCGTACCAGAGAGAGTTTCGGAAGTAGGCCTTGATCTCCTTTTGCATTTGTGGAGTGACAGCTCGGTGGCACTCATCCACGACAAAGGCCACGCGCAGGTCCTTGATCTTCCCAGCATCCCGCTGGTACTTGCCTTCTTCAAACTTGCGCATCATGGTCGCAATTTTCTGAATGGTCGTGACTACCACGCGCTTGTCATTGCCACCTAGACGTTTGACTAGTTCGTGAGTATTATCCGTCTCATCGATATCAATGACATCGTTGGCAGCGTATGAGAGGAAGGATGAGGTCGTCTGCTGGTCCAGATCTCTACGATCGACGACAAAGATGGTCTTTTGGATGGCAGGGATCTGCAAGAGATTGCGGGCTACTTTGTAAGAGGTCAGGGTCTTCCCTGAACCTGTCGTGTGCCAGATATAGCCCGACTCTTGACGACGAGAAGCGTCCTGTACTGCCTCAATGGCATGGATCTGATAAGGACGCAGGAGGATCAGGGCTTTCTTGCTATCATCAATGACTGAATACTGCATGACCATCTGATGGGCCCGCGGTATGGAGAGTACCTCATGGGCAAAGCTGGTCAGATCCGTCACAGGCCGGTTGTCCTTATCCACCCACTTGGTCAGAAACTGTTTGTTTAGTTTATTTTCACGGGCTGCAGCGATATAGCGAGTGTCAACCTTATTGGTCACGACAAACATCTGCAAGCTTGAGTAAATACCTCGGAACTTTCCTTCACGGTCGTATTTTTCTATCTGATAAAAAGCTTTCAAAAATCCAACTCCTGGACTCTTGAGCTCAATGTGAATCATAGGAAGTCCATTAATCAGAAGAGTCACATCCATTCGTCTGTCTTGATCTTGAGGGTACGCCTTGTCTCGCTCGACTTGGTTGACTACTTCATAGCTCGACTTACCAGCTGCGATATTGTCTCGCCAGATAACTGATAAACGAATGGTGCCTAAGCTGGCATCTTCTCTCTGAACCTCGACTTTGGCAATGCCATTTTCTCCGACCAACCACTTGGCAGCATCATAGTAGCTGACAAAGTTGAGTTGATTTTGAATCTGGCGTTTTTCCTGCTCAGTCAAAGGATGATCTGCTAGCAGGGCAACGTTATTTTGGGCTAGTTTAGTAAAGAAATTGTCCCATAATTGTTCTTCTGTTTTTAGGTCTTCTCTATAAGTCCATTGACTTTCCCCAGTTACCAGTTGGGTGATCAGTTGTTTTTCTATCTCCAGTTCTGGTTTTACTTGCATCATTCTCTCCTTTATAATGCACAATTTTACTATATTATATCATGTTTCAGATGGATTTTCCCATACGCTCCTACTCCAACTGACTTTTAACCTTCTTCTTAGTCAAGATACGGTCATTTTTGTTAGAGAGAGCTTTGATACGAGCTTCGAGAAGAGTTTTCCGTCCGGTCTCTGTTCGTGTGTAGACGAGATGATAATGTCCGATAGTCGGCGTCAGAAAGTCGAGGAATTTCTGTGCTTCTTCCTTGCGCTTATCAAAAAGACTAGGCACGACATAGTAAGGTGACTGACCTTGTAGGACTTTCTCTGCCTTCAAGAGATAGCGCTGGTTATCCACTGGAGCAAAGAACTCTCCCACAGTCTGAGCAAACAATTCTTTGTCCCTCATGCTTCCTCCCTTGAGATAGGCGAAAACCATATAGTTTTCTTTGTCCTCCTCTACCTGAACACGGGATTGATCATCCGTTAGATGCCCCGAATCTAGCAGAGCCTTTCGGATCTGCTCACCCAAAGACTGCAATCGTTTATAAGGACTCTTATAGCGGAGGTAACGCCAAGATGCAAAGGCCAAAAAGAGGAGACAGGCTGCTGTAAGCCACCAAACACCGATCAGTCTCAGTCTAAATAGCAAAACCAACAAATCCACTGCCAACAAGAGCAATGACATGCGAACCCATTTTAATGCATCAAGCAAGAGCATGACTGGAATTTTCTGTTTTTGAGTTGCGACTTCTGTAACTATCTCGAACTGATCCGCTACAACAAGAGCATCCTGCCATTTTTGTCTCAAGCCTGCTCGATCCTTGGAGAGACTCTTAACTCGCTCATTGTACTCACTAATTTGCTTTTTCTTAAAAGGGGGCTTTGGAAAATCCAAACGATCCAAACCAGTCTCAATACTCTCCTGATTATAGGCCAATCCAAGAAAATGCTCCATCCGTCGCGACAAGGTTTGCAGATCCTGATTGCTCTCTGGTCTAGGCTCCTCACCAGGA comes from Streptococcus oralis and encodes:
- a CDS encoding YobI family P-loop NTPase; amino-acid sequence: MEREYKFRALTSNKDVEIKPVTLKALQFAIDENSEVTNVAITGNYGAGKSSIVESFERECTDKKFIHISLGQYDEIKSSEKNGLDKREINTIEGKIINQLLHQINPNKIRKSIFKTLDAESQINPLNITLYLSLTILLSLYLFNISSWSELVHNFCWLSWTTKPIISLLVLIILFVLIVYGIYFLLKLQKDFGFIKKLSLKAEKFETDIEIFSNESSRVSYFDRYLDDVLYLFKQSEADVIVFEDIERFNDSRIFEKLKELNIIINRNRKANHKRKLVFFYLVKDDLFESQERTKFFDFIIPIVPVVTASNSHIKLNEILKEMGEDEYFDEVFLLNVALYLDDMRLINNICNEYLTYKETLDFEINPHKLFSLIVYKNIFPKDFSLLQRNQGDLLKKLNVREELLFYTNEETNIDPQDDIVTFFINNDYIDKNYRNYLSYFYGDGLLEDDKKFIKNVNSYIVNSRTIELTNFNEIVKRIALDNYKLKYVLNYSFFEFLLNPTSGGAYDRQLKYIFNQEDILNFITEFYKTLDRVDKLKVVIFKEDIIETFLKKWLEYNSLSFITCINNKKEYKVNSSIILSLLSLVDLEETDYKNNTVEDALSIYLQEHQELFCQNEYRNIDLVKKNLRWLKIRLKGFLSAKDSYNREIIDFIYNNQLYGIQKETLEFFTRFYLGDTINDSEFKHKNFEMIHEHSELYPIRDYCLSYRAEFLDYVWMYIKLSENKMLDKPKYIEKLLNENIVFENKGMNLNFEPFKDSAAEKIIASIPKFYITYTEDKFNKLSNENRELLVKNLVQTKKAEVNTEIVLDYFSQNEEEDNLLVDFINQNGNFELDKRIYLKLDKELQEKFVYFVLEESNMNKNIRIRLVKEIGYPYYETFNEIDEDDNQMEHLIKYKLIDFNEDNLEFIRQKYPKHLASFIRMNKFDYLNTAKDIRDEEQIRELLENLYLSEKYRAEILVFLLDNNFNKYDFYNLINQNSYDSLDVTLQNKIQKIVKKYIRQFIALDENEISVPLYESILNSNDVLLEHKKELLKKLISDSESQIEVDKLTFLGDYLDLLELPDIMQILKEQIDDDIYTEWKVAFEKLNENEGNGGNGNQESKVSYSEFNEKLLDYLKKRKFISKKSRRENSVLRIFGLRSKQIDFKDSSGEINE
- a CDS encoding type I restriction endonuclease subunit R, which translates into the protein MMQVKPELEIEKQLITQLVTGESQWTYREDLKTEEQLWDNFFTKLAQNNVALLADHPLTEQEKRQIQNQLNFVSYYDAAKWLVGENGIAKVEVQREDASLGTIRLSVIWRDNIAAGKSSYEVVNQVERDKAYPQDQDRRMDVTLLINGLPMIHIELKSPGVGFLKAFYQIEKYDREGKFRGIYSSLQMFVVTNKVDTRYIAAARENKLNKQFLTKWVDKDNRPVTDLTSFAHEVLSIPRAHQMVMQYSVIDDSKKALILLRPYQIHAIEAVQDASRRQESGYIWHTTGSGKTLTSYKVARNLLQIPAIQKTIFVVDRRDLDQQTTSSFLSYAANDVIDIDETDNTHELVKRLGGNDKRVVVTTIQKIATMMRKFEEGKYQRDAGKIKDLRVAFVVDECHRAVTPQMQKEIKAYFRNSLWYGFTGTPIFKENKRKQVGDLAQTTHQQYGERLHEYTVKEAIHDGAVLGFKVDYRNTIISDMLEEEIPDSAYEDKEHMLEVLDAILNKSQQQLNIPKGVGKSYDAILTVKSIPQAQAYYNLLKSIMAGKERVKVSERVKRHLPDFPKFTITYSVSENEEESIGYQDHMKQVMEDYNQEFDTHFTMADLRGFNTDVNNRLARKQDKYLYRKEQLDLVIVVNRLLTGFDAPCLSTLFIDRKPMQPQDLIQAFSRTNRIFDSSKSYGHIITFQKPLAFKEAVDNALKLYSNGGENEVLAPSWEEEKRNFLRSCSDFQNLITDDPEQGLQIEQISTPELRKLAKAYQSFDKYLASIRVYKEYDEEEIYAQTGLSAEELETYLGFYQNILAELKSRRDDGSEDGEPLDIHYELESIQVDEINYAYILTLIQSLIEQGQSQEKNLSAQDREAVNSYIESLEKTNPNLAQIISELWQEVQDKPESYRGQSIANILDQMIEAVIQQHIQVFSKRWYVGEDELRYYVEHYRKGVKKQLGESQLTKSQRYQDYKIEVADALNPLLYKKQIKESCKQLVEEVIEPLRVGR
- a CDS encoding restriction endonuclease subunit S — encoded protein: MSKNSIPQIRFQGFDSWWETIKLTDLGISVGGTAIESEFDLDGKYKVISIGSYSEEGKYKDQGIRVKYSKKTERRILEKDDLTMILNDKTSTGKIIGRVLLIDEDNSYVYNQRTQRICLDKNKYVPDFIFQLLNADINRNKIVRSAQGNTQIYVNWSDISNLDYLIPDSFDEQSAIGILFRTLDDLLSSYKDNLANYQSLKTTMLSKMFPKAGQTVPEIRLDGFESEWELYELKSRAETITKGTTPKDKSWQGEVNYIKTESINRDTGSLVRTASTSLEEHLGYLKRSILKEGDVLFSIVGTLGVVGIVDKKDLPANTNQQIAIIRLKSDDAIFMLNFLKSPRIKSFIKSDSTIGAQPSLSLWQIEKIKVSLPPSLEEQQAIGAYFSNLDNLINSHQEKISQLETLKKKLLQDMFI
- a CDS encoding DUF6261 family protein codes for the protein MPKTFTIRPLSYTNFINREFESLMVDTGQLLEVFAKAHKDEPMYGKHLDSFKSQLADFQAQLAIVEKKEATNLTEVDRNRDSALVGLFTLHRGFAKIKETKLKEAHETLKPVFAKYKDITKHSNDVETAEIKSLIKTLNEDPYHTAVNSLGLTPMLTAVISAQEEYDKVESQARAHKSAKEVGKTRQVRTELTSIYDLFMRYTVASAEAYPEKEHLTKLLKDLNTIRDSKRRLSGSGKKDKKVKVEEVTQVAG